The nucleotide window aagggaggaggattgaccaagccttataaggagtccacccatctcattaaccaccgatgtgggacttttgtcattctttaacatcccacctcacgcccagtgcttagcatctggtgcgtgggcaattttgattttgggggccccaacatcgggtgagacgggccctgctctgataccatgttaagtTAGGATTTTTAACTTATGatttttggcttatttttgttattttggctttaaaataagtgcttataaatactttttaactttacccaAACACTTCAAAACTGCTTAAAAGCTATTCTAGcttaaaaacacctaaaataagtcaattcaaacggGCATCTAAAAGTAGCTTTTAATTTTGGGGAAAGCATTGTTATTGTACTACAAACTGAATCTGCAGTACAATGGGATTCAATTAAAAGTTAGAAACAGAAAGGGTCCTATGTATGTACTCCTCAATTAGTGGTACTATCACTTGTACTATGACTATTTCTTCTTCTGGTCCTTACTCCATCAAAAAACAGCCATTGCACTAATTACCTTTTGGTCATTGAAAATTTTCATCAGGAAAAGGCCTTTTCATGTATACTCCAGATGGAAGGAATGTTTAGCATTATTGGCGAAAGGAGTCCCTATATATTGAGGTAATTATGGTGTAGAATGATATTCAAAAGTGGAGAGGATAGACAGGGACGAGGCAGCGCATGAGATGTACAATTTTACTAGTTGCCCATTCCATGCACAGCCTCTTCCCTGGTTCTCCTCCCCCaaatctctctcttttttttcccttttatttccGGTCTATGACATTATAAAGTCCAGGAACGCGAAAAAAGGTACTAGTAATtgctaaaataatgaaatggtcataatcaataattttatttttgatgagGCTAGTCAATATGGACCCCTAGATCAATAGACCTGCATTATTAGACCAAGGACATGATTAACCAAGTGTCTCAGTATAGTATCACGATTCGTCTTATAAGTAGTTTAATGATTGAGATTATGgtgattataatttatttcCTGTAAGAAATTGATACTTTGaatattctttattattatttgattaccTAGCTACCGTAACTAGCTACAGATATACCATCAAATGTAGATCAATTACTTATTTGAGGGGCTAGTAACCAAGTGCTCCCGTACACAACAATTGATGCTTTAAATTTTAATGGAGTCCACAAACAAGGCCATAATGTGAGGTTTTAGTACTTTTTCAGGATGAGTGTATCCATCTTGGTTATGCTTGTAAATGACACCCATGATGCGAGCAAGATTGAGAATACGAGTGAGAATCTTCATAGATACAGGAGTTGGTCGTAGAATTCCTTCATTTAGATCCTTCCACGCTATCTCAGccatttcttgaaatttttccATTGCCTCTTCTGTTGATACACCATGATCTCTCATGTAACACTCAATTCCAGTTACAATCTGACCTCTATCCTTCTCAACCTGGATTGGAAGTTAGAATGTGTTCGTAGAAGTatgaaatcaatttttatcACTTCATGGTTGCAACTAGGTAAACGCATATATCTAACTTTAGTTGATGCAATGTATACCTCATATGTGGCTAGGTCATCAATGACTCGACATAAGGTCACATTGGCTTCAAGAATTTTAGGGTTCTTGGCCAACCATTCAAAATCTTCCTTGTTAGCACACTTCATGCCAAAGCAGGATGTAGTTGTAAGCAAGTAATAAGTGCTAGTAACTAATGTAGGTTAAGATACTAGGAAAAAGGTGGCATATATCCATCAATTAACCATTTGGCTTCCACAAAGTAGTTTCTCACTGTTTCTTTCATCTGTCAAACAACAAGCAAAGACATTCAACCATCactacatatcaaaacaataacTTTCATTATAAGCAAAAATGAGGAGAAAAAAACCTGATTAATATTGAGTTAACCAGTATAATTCACGATTCATACCCTTTCTTTTGCATATTGAACAACATCAGATCTGCCATCCTTTGACAACTCTGTTTCATAATCGTTATAGAGATCTAAAAGTGCTTTGTAGCTGATTTTCATGTACTCTGGGAGCCGATCAATTTGGCTAATATCCCACCTAATAAATGCAAAAGCAAATGAATTTGACAAGTTCAATTTAACATAACATACatcaagaaggagaaacatCTAGTGTTTGACGTCAAGGCATGTCTCCAATTACAAATTgtaggggggagggggggttatatatacaattttacataaatatgtTGTTTGATATGGTCTTTTCTTGAGCCCGGCACCAAAACGGACACTTTTTGAACCTTAAACACCAAAAGGGACCTCTCTAAAAACACACCAAAATGGACAGTTCGCCCACCTTTATGGGATCATctaattaaatgataaaatgtttGAGAAGTAGTCCATACCTCTGTATGGCATCAGTGTAGACCTCAAGTTCTTTACAGTCTTAGCAAGCACGACACGAGCCTGAGAGTATTGAGGTTCAGCATATACTCCCACTGTCCAGAAGTAGCACTCGACTGCTCTGTCCCTAGCATATGGAAGGGTTGTCACAAAATCTAAATCTTTCCACCACCTACAGAATAAGTACCAATCTTAGAAATTACTATcaacaaataatttatatttttgatgtaAATTATTAGTGTACCTTGATACTTCGCTTAGTTCTTGTTTGTGCAACATCTGAAGTAAGTTGAAGTCCAGTTTGGAAAATCGAAGCAGCACATCACTCTTAAATTCCTCCTCTTCATAGATGGAGATGAAGTAGCGTGTCTCGACTCTTGGAATGCCCTTATGGAGAGATTGCTCAAGGGCATGAATCACTTGTTTACTCAGAGGTGACTTCAAATGTGGAGCTGCAGATTCTAGATAAGCAGTGGAAAATGAAAGCACCTCTTCTAAGATGTTGTCTCCATGAGTCCTTACATGTGAAGCTTCATATAAGTTCAATAGACCCCTGATGTTGTTACCAATGGATTTGTTTAAATTTCCCTTTGCATCTTGGAATCTGTTAAAAATTTCTGGTTcaaatcaaaaacaaaatttccttcaaattttgtccaaagaaaaagaaaaaaaagaagttagtCCTCGTACATTTAATTagggaaaaacaaaactaaagatATAACAAGAAATTAATGAAGTAGAACTTAATAGATATATTACTTGGAGAAATATTGTAGCCATGTTGTCTTAGGAGTCGAAATTGAAGGGATGAAATGCATAAATCATTGTATTCATGAGCCTCAAAGTTAGGATCAATGTTAAAAATGTGGTTCAACATGTCGTCTATTTGTTTTTCAAAGTGACAAGCTATGCCAAGACGCTCAACAATGTCTATCAGATTCAATTTCTCAGTCAATGTTATTCCACAAGAAGCAGACAACAAACTCCTTGTTTGTTCCTTCAAAGTCTCAATCTCTTGAGCATACTTCTCCGCAACctctacatatatataaaaacaaaaaaaaaaaatcattttaaaaacaAGTCTGTTCCAATTACAActgattatatatataacagCATTACAAAGGAAGTTCCTTAAATACCTGATTGTCAAGGGAGAATGAACGGAACCGATCACCCCAAAGACTTGGAGAGAAGTCAGCAACGGGGCGAATAATTTCCTCCTCTTGATAGTTACTCATTACTGCAGCTGGGGCCATTTCTAGTATATACACTTTGCTTGTGGATAATCAGAGAGACTTTCCTTtcctttcttttgtttgttaagTGGTAGAGAAACTGAACAAGTGATGATGAAAATGTAAGAGGAGGAAGTGAGTATTTATAATGTATGGTCATGAGAGCCTTTGTCTAAGCCATCTTTCACgtttaaaaaatatcttgttACTGTTGCTAGTCATCCAACTGCCGCACTTTGTTGACTATACATTAGGAAAATCTAATTAATtcgtattaattttttttttcatttatcagTAATGAGTTAACAATTTACCTATTTTTATGATAGcgattttgattttcttttgttatctGGTTATTCGTTCTTAAtagtttgaaacttttttttaacgGATTAAGCGATAActcaataataaattaaataatttatttataccattgtatataaattaaagtttttggCTTAGAGTTTAatttcctacttttatttttggctatCTCGAACTCTTGGTTATTCTACAAAGTAAAagtgtttgcttttgagcaagatgCAATTTGTGAATTCATGTGCATGGTTTCGTTCATTTGGTTTGACTGATAAACCAATAACCGataagtcaatatcttaatggttctataGCGGTTTAGCATCTctacaaaccgataaccaataAGTCAAACCGATAAACTTTAAAATCAAATCGAACTGAGCAATAATACTCAGCCTATATATACACACTCAgcatgttttttttcctttttgaattttaattttatatactaTTTTTAACTGTTTAAATGAGATAATAtctagatttttaaattttttagttttcaaTAAAAACTTCAAgtcaataaattttattgaaaaaattaattaaataagttgACTGACTTTGTAAGTAAAACACACAGTTTACTTATTTTTTGTGAAAAGAGTCCATAATAGAGTgacttttgatttaaaaattaaagttgttgAATAACTTTCTATGAAAAAATTCATAGTTaaatgacttttgagttaaaaatcaaaattgagtgactttatGTGAAAAAAGTTCATAATTAAGTGACCATCTGAgcatgtttaaatttttttaaccaGTTGTAGCATGTAGCCCATACTTATCTTTTAGAGAcctaatatatacaaaaaaaatttaaaaaaattgtatgataACTGTATAGAAATTAaatcaattcttttttaattccttgTGCCTTATCGTATTCTTTTTCCTTGTTTGGCGACTGGAGATTTTGTTGGCTTAGAGTTTcgaatttcaactcaagaaaaagactatatattatacataaaaaatatagtgaCATTGTATGTGTTCGTtattcactacaacaaaaacattttttagcGGTAATAATTAGatacattaataaagagtgttaaagtctttaccggtattagttaagtgtcattagattcaatgtcgCTAAAGTCTTTAGgaacatatacaaagagtgttaattgccactaaaaataaatatttaatgacaattgctaattaattaccgctaaagatatttttaatgtaCTGATTGTTTATGTTAGTTTTTCTTGCCATTATTGCATATTCATGTGTGCTTGTTGATTCATGGTCTACTTTGATGGCacttttagaattttttatttctttggcTGCAGAATGTAGCaactttgaattcaaaattgCCTCAAAGTGTTTTTACTTTCTGAGGTAACCTAAATTCATTTTCACTTGTCAATTTCtacataaaagtatttttttcttttaagtttgtTCATAGCTTAGTGCTCATTtagaaagattaaaaaatgtttttaagtaCTCATTTttaggttaattttttttaaataagtcaCAAGTCAAAAATAGAGTATCATCTACTtatgacttttaacttttaactttgacttataatttatttttataagctCGCTCATCCAAGCAGGTTCTTAATCTCgtctctcttttttattttcttttttccttcgtGAGatttacatgtatatatatataactattacCACAAATAATATTACACACTACTAGGGATTTAATTTGTCTTACAAAGTAGTCCCTTTAGGCTTCATAGTATTGTAAACAACTGAAAAACGAAATGAGGAGGGGGAGTGTAGAGACAAATGTGAGAAAAAAACATGGAAGTTGTAGACACTTGCAGGAGTTGTCATTAATCTAGCAAGTAATTTGccctacatttttatttttttattttttgttacttgttacataaaatgataaaatttatcACATAAAAAATTGTGTGGTAAACTTTAAAATTGGATGACTTTTACCTAATAAAAAGattagaataataaatttaaagttgAATGACCCTCGAGCTGTAATACAGACATACTCATCCTTaggaattttcatttttaaaattatatataaaagaatatatatgattttttctGATTCTTGATTTTAATTGTTAGCTCTGCGGTACTTTTCTTGACACGctaaatataaattcaaatgaTTCAATCTTTTTAAGGTTATGAATAAACCGTTCCATTGAAATATTTTCATGTGAGAAAAATTCTCCCTAGCTAATACAtgataatttctttttcttttatatatacttTCAAATCTTaccaaattttaataattaaaaaagaaataaacaaatggCTCCTGTTGACTATAATGTCCAAAAATTTGCAGTTGCCCTTGCAATGGAGGTCAATACGTCTTTAACAGGTACGGAATAttcaattctttatttattttcttgtggCTAATCAGAAACTGTTGAAGCATATTCTTTCACGTCATGACTTTCAGAATTGTTTTacataacttaaacaaattaagCTAAAGCAGCTAGATAGAAACTGaggtaattaaatttaaatattatcaaTGATGATACAAAGAAGAAAGTTAAGAAGGTAACTTCATTGCACGATATCACCAATTACTTATTTAAGGGACTGAGAAGTAGCAAGCGTTCCTTGGtgaattgataatttaaatttcaatagAATCTACCAACAAAGCGATAATGTGAGGTTTTAGAACCTTCTCCGGATGAGTGTATCCATCTTGATTGTGCTTGTAAGTGACATCTATAATACGGGCGAGATTGAGAATACGAGTAAGGATTTCTGTAGAGACAGGTGTTGGTCGAAGAATTCCTTCATTTACATCCTTCCATGCTATCTCAGCCATCTCTTGGAATTTTTCCATTGCTACTTCTGTTGATACGCCATAATCCCTCATATAACACTCAATTCCAGTTGCAATCTGACCTCTACCCTTCTCAACTTCATAGGTTGCTATATCATCAATGACTCGACATAAAGTCACATTGGCATCAAGGATTTTAGGGTTCTTAGCCAACCATTCAAAATCTTCCTTGTTAGCAGATTTCACGCCCAAGTAGGATGTTGTCGTAAGCAAGTAATAAGTGCTAGTAGCTAATGCATTGCTAAGATACTCAGAAACAGGCGGCATATATCCTTCAATGAACCATTTTGCTTCCACAAAGTAGTTTCTCACGATTTCTTTCATCTGTCAAAGACACTCAAGTACATCagtatttattcaaaaaataaatttccttatACGCAAATTAAAGATGAGGAGAAAAAGCTACAGATATTCGTTAACAAACTGATAAGTCATGATTCATACTCTTTCTTTGGCGTAGTGAACAACATCGGATCTACCATCCTTTGACAACTCTGTTTCATAATCGTTGTAGAGATCTAGAAGTGCTATATAACTGATTTTCATGTAATCTGGGAGCCGATCAATTTGGCTGATATCCCACctaataaaacacaaattaaGATTAAGTTAGTTTCCCCCGTCTAATAAATCCATCAACTGTTGGAGAGGCAAGTTCATACCTCTGTATGGCATCGGTGTAAACCTCGAGTTCTTTTACTATTCCATAAGCATCGAATGTGTCATCTACTATCGAAATCATTGCTATAGTTTTAGCAAGCATGACACGAGCCTGAGAGTATTGAGGTTCAGCATACACTCCCATCGTCCAAAAGTAACATTCGACTGCTCTATCCCTAGCATATGGAAGTGTTGTCACAAAATCCAAATCTTTCCACCacctataaattaaaataagaatcaatcttaaaaatttagaattgaaatGAGAAATTACTACAACaagtaatttatatttttaatgtaaattaTTAGTGCACCTTGATACTTCGCTTAGTTCTTGTTTGTGCAACATCTGAAGTAAGTTGAAGTCCAGTTTGGCAAATCGAAGCAGCACATCATTCTTAAATTCCTCCTGTTCATAGATAGAGATGAAGTAACGCGTCTCAACTCTTGGAATGCTCTTATGGAGAGATTGCTCAAGGGCATGTGTGACTTGCTTATTCAGAGGTGACTTCAAATGTGGAGCTGCAGATTCAAGATGAGCAGTGGAGAAAGCAAGTGCCTCTTCTAAGATGTCTTCTCCATGAGTCCTTACATGTGAAGCTTCATATAAGTTCAATAGACCTTTGATGTCGTTGCTAAGGGGTTCGTTAAACTTTCCCTTTGCATCTTGGTATCTGCTAAAAAATCGATCTGGTTCAAGttgaaaacaaaatatattactattagtTACGTATTAATTACTACTAGCTAGTGTAACGGTgttgattattatattatattatattacgTACTTGGAGGGATATTGTAACCATGTTGTCTCAGTAGTCGAAACTGAAGGGATAAAGTAGTTAAGTCACTGTATTCATGAGTCTCAAAGTTAGGATGTGCTTTGTAAATTTGATCCAACATGTCTTCTATTTGTTTCTCAAAATGGTAAGCTAAGCCAAGGCGCTCAACAATGTCTATCAGATTCAACTTCTCAGCCAATGTCATTCCACTCGCAGCTAACAACATACTCCTTGTTTGCTCTTTCAATGTTTCAATCTCTTGAGCATACTCTTTTGCAACctataaattaatttatccAAATGAAAATTTTCTATATAATACTACATTTTATTAAacaagttaattaatttgtgcTTTAAACAGACAGACaaatcaattatataaatacCTGATTATCGAGGGAGAAATAATGGAAACGATCACCCCAAAGACTTGGAGAGAAGTCAGCAACAGGGCGAACAATCTCCTCCTCTCCGTAGTTACTCATCACTGCAGCAGCTAGGGCAATTTCTTCTACAGTTGGCTTGTGAAACAGAAGTGTTAATTTTGTGCTTAGAGAAATTGAACAAGTGATGATGGAAATGGAAGTGAAGGAAATGAGTATTTATAATGTATGGTGAGAGTCTTTTGTCACAGCCATCAATATAATCTTTCACGTTTAAATACTTATTGCCGTCTGGTTGCCGCACTTGACTATTGTACTGGTTAGTGTATAAAAGTTTAATCAATtccatttttaatcttttttggCGTCTGTCTGTAAGTCTCTAAGGGTTTCTAGTGTCAATTCACAAAACGACttacaacataaaatattactaaactAGTATGAGACATtgcattattttgtcttttagtCTTTTTTGTCACAATTATTGCACCATGTATTTGGAATGTTGATTTGAGGTCTATTTCGATGGcacccaaaatatataataatattggatTTCCTTGAGTGCAGAATGTAGCAACTTTGAATTGAAAATCATGtcccaaaagaaaaataaaggacGATAtgcaatatttaatttaatttattgaattaaaCACATATTATTTGTAAAGCTCATAGATTGATGGcttaaacatatattatttttgtgcaCTTGTTTTTCCGGTTCAAAGTTGAGTTTCTATGCCATCCTATTTTATTAAGTTAATgttgaatttatacaaattgaaATGTAACTAATTCAGTAGAATAGACTAAATGCAAATTTCTATgcacactttttttttcataatgtgCTTTTATTTTCTCGATTTGGACAGATTGAGaattgacaaaataaaaattgaaggaTAGAGAATTTCTCAAATGTATATAGTTTTGTATATCGGCATATtcttagaacaaaaaataaatcaacatttCTCCGTTCtttattatttatcatttataagTATCAAAAGTACATAATTAATTCAAGATccgattcaaaaaaaaaagtacagtaatagtttctaaaaaaaaaattcaagatcaaattcaaaaatttggaTGTTGCTTCATGCTTTAAACgatgaagatgaagaattaGTGATGCAGAGTTTCATAGTAgacatgaaaaacaaaaaatcagtATAATTATGAAGCGGCTTGAACATAAGAGATTCAAGTTATctccaaaataattataaatatctATATCTTCATTTTTATTGGTATTAAACGAATCAAAAATAGTTTATCCAAAGGGACATAAcaagaaattataatttatccGAAACTGTTCTGATACCCCTTATTTGTACTTTTCTCCCTTACTTGTACTTTTCCTTTGAggtcctttaatttttttctttactaatAAAAATTAGCCTTATGCATACCTTATCTAAtgaagttgtttttttttaaaggtaaTAATGACTaaaaagaagtgagtttttcgACTAATACCATGTACTTAGATTGATAATCTTACCATAATAGAAAAGAACGTGAATAAAAACAATAAGTTCacagaaaaaaaagttttttgatGATATGAA belongs to Solanum stenotomum isolate F172 chromosome 1, ASM1918654v1, whole genome shotgun sequence and includes:
- the LOC125853681 gene encoding vetispiradiene synthase 3-like codes for the protein MKCANKEDFEWLAKNPKILEANVTLCRVIDDLATYEVEKDRGQIVTGIECYMRDHGVSTEEAMEKFQEMAEIAWKDLNEGILRPTPVSMKILTRILNLARIMGVIYKHNQDGYTHPEKVLKPHIMALFVDSIKI
- the LOC125868250 gene encoding vetispiradiene synthase 1-like, which produces MSNYGEEEIVRPVADFSPSLWGDRFHYFSLDNQVAKEYAQEIETLKEQTRSMLLAASGMTLAEKLNLIDIVERLGLAYHFEKQIEDMLDQIYKAHPNFETHEYSDLTTLSLQFRLLRQHGYNIPPNRFFSRYQDAKGKFNEPLSNDIKGLLNLYEASHVRTHGEDILEEALAFSTAHLESAAPHLKSPLNKQVTHALEQSLHKSIPRVETRYFISIYEQEEFKNDVLLRFAKLDFNLLQMLHKQELSEVSRWWKDLDFVTTLPYARDRAVECYFWTMGVYAEPQYSQARVMLAKTIAMISIVDDTFDAYGIVKELEVYTDAIQRWDISQIDRLPDYMKISYIALLDLYNDYETELSKDGRSDVVHYAKERMKEIVRNYFVEAKWFIEGYMPPVSEYLSNALATSTYYLLTTTSYLGVKSANKEDFEWLAKNPKILDANVTLCRVIDDIATYEVEKGRGQIATGIECYMRDYGVSTEVAMEKFQEMAEIAWKDVNEGILRPTPVSTEILTRILNLARIIDVTYKHNQDGYTHPEKVLKPHIIALLVDSIEI